GATTCTGAAGCGCGAAGGCGTGGGCGGCGTGTACGGCGGCACGCATTGTACGGTTTTGGAACGGGACACTTTCTTTTCCTACCGCCGCGACGGAGCAACGGGGCGTATGGCGAGCCTGATTTGGCTGGACGACAATGCCGTCTGAACACGCCGCTGATATAATCTACCGACTTTGTGCTTTTGAGAAAGGCAAGCCATGAACAAACTGTTTCTTACTGCCGCAGTGCTGATGCTGGGCGCGTGCGGTTTCCACCTGAAAGGTGCAGACGGCATTTCTCCGCCGCTGACCTACCGGAGCTGGCACATCGAAGGCGGACAGGCATTGCAGTTTCCTTTGGAAACCGCGCTGTATCAGGCTTCGGGCAGGGTGGACGATGCTGCCGGCGCGCAGATGACCCTGCGTATAGACAGCGTTTCCCAAAACAAGGAAACCTATACCATTACCCGTGCGGCAGTCATCAACGAATATCTTTTGATATTGACGGTTGAAGCGCAGGTATTGAAACGCGGCGAGCCGGTCGGCAAACCGATGACCGTGTCCGTCCGCCGCGTTCTTGCTTATGCCGACAACGAAATTTTGGGCAAACAGGAAGAAGAAGAAACCCTGTGGGCGGAA
Above is a window of Neisseria sp. Marseille-Q6792 DNA encoding:
- the lptE gene encoding LPS assembly lipoprotein LptE, giving the protein MNKLFLTAAVLMLGACGFHLKGADGISPPLTYRSWHIEGGQALQFPLETALYQASGRVDDAAGAQMTLRIDSVSQNKETYTITRAAVINEYLLILTVEAQVLKRGEPVGKPMTVSVRRVLAYADNEILGKQEEEETLWAEMRQDAAEQIVRRLTFLKAE